tcaccttttgACGTTCTGTGGCCAACGGGTCTACACGAAGGAGAGGGGGGGCACCAATCGCATAGGTGGTAATAccatccccccccctgttcCTGTGCAGCACCTCCACTTcgcatttgcacaaaaattgaaaaaagaaaaagaaattacgaTTAGTCAGTACAGTCGTTACACaaatggaggggaaaatCATCATCCCTGGCATTGAGTCAAATGGGATgagcacgaaaaaaaaaaaaaaatatcaaaggCTGATTGCACAACGGGGGTGGGGGAGGCAGGGATTAGGCGGCACCGCGTCGTGGCCATGTGAACAGGGTAGTGAGCTCTCCattgtgcttcccccttgcCGCTCCTCCTTTGCGCTCCTCCTTTGCGCTCCTCCTTTGCGCTTCCCCCttgccgcttctcccctgCTACCCCGTCGGGATGCTCCCCACCAGGTTGAGAAAGAGGAAGACCCAGAAGTCGCGGCTGGTAATCAAACAGTTCAGAAATTTTCTTAAGGGGGCATTGCAGGTCCTGTGCAGGGTGCTCACATTATGCATGCTCAATTTCGTGTTGAATGGAGAAAAGAACAGAGCCCAAAAGGCGTCGTGCCTATTGTGTTGGATTAGCATGTGTAGCCTCCTGTGTATGTCCTTATACAGGTGGCATATCTTCTCGGCTATGCATCTGTGCAGTTTTAGGGAGCCTTGACCGACTAAAATGAACTGCGACTCGGCTGCATCATGTTGGGAGTCCTCTCTATGCTCCCCATCGCGAGGAGTACAAACAGGATACCCTCCCCATCGCATTATCTCATCAAAAAGGATCCATACATGACGCACAATCCCCACGTGGTTGCAACTGCGCAAAGAGTGTAGAAGCAGATCGGAAAGGTCCAGCCATATCATGTCATTCATGTAGCCAGTATCTATCGAGGTGTCttgttccccattttggctagctccttCTGCATAAAAAGTatctcttttattttttccatattccGATGGGATCAAATTTTCTACATGTAATAAATTGTCGTACAAGCCtggatcaattttttttcttatttcgATGGCATCAAAGAGGTAGGGTTCATAATCGGTTCTACTGTTCCCTCTGCATCTAATTAAAAACTGCACATTCTCACTCAAAAGGATGTTAAATAAGGTCATGTAGTTATGccaaaaataattcctcAAATAAtgaagcatatttttacagtgGTGTTGAATTgcgttgtaaaaaaaaagacagtATTTCCCTTGAGAGTAGTACAGCTTGAAATTATTTACCTCGTCATCTTCTATCGAGGAAAGTAAACTCACCTCCTTGTGGATTTTCTCCAGGGTGGCATTCCTCATTTGATAATACGATGGAGGATAAGAACATCTATACATGGATTCATGATTTTCCTTAATATTTAGACATGCCTCCTTAAAATACAGCATGAAGTTATTAATGTGCATGTTGAttgctctctttttttcttgaatGCTCATTTGGGTCACGTCAGTTAGGAAGTTCCTTTGCAGGAACAGCTCGTACGGGGCACTCTCCATTGGGGGGTCACTCTCCATGGGGGGGTTCCCCTCCATTTGGGGCTTCTCCGTTTGGGGCTTCTCCGTTTGGGGCTTCTCCTCCGGGGCGATCCCCTTCATGACATAGTGCAAGTGGCTAAAGTACGACACAAACATGTTATACAGATAAATCGTCTCTTCGCTGAATTCCCTGTAGGCAGTCACCACCGGGTTGCACTCCACTTGGTCTTTCTTCCCCCCAGGGATGTTCAATTCACCCTTCATTTGTGACTCCCCATCCGTTTTTAAGGGAGTCTTATTCGGCTGCTTCTTCAGAGGGTCATAACCTAGCAATATTTTCACGTTCACGTTCCTTTGGTTTGTTTCCCTGTTGACGTTATTTTCGGAATTCTGCTCAACTTCGGTTTTCACTATAAAATATCCCGCCGCCTTATAGCTGTGCTTGGTTTTGTCCGACATGCGGCTACTTACCGGAGGGTTGGCATCTTGGGGAGGATCCTTGGGGGGCACGCTCTGCCATTCGGGTCCCCCGGGGAGGCAACTCGGGTTGGCACTCAAATCGGCACGCGGGCAGCTGTTCAGATGGCCACCTGGACCGCCACCTGGACCGCCACCTGGACCGCCACCTGGACCGCCACCTGGACCGCCACCTGGACCGCCACCTGGACCGCCACCTGGACCGCCACCTGGACTGCTGCATGGAGCGTCTCTTGGACCACCGCTTGGATGGACGGTTTGGTGGACGGTTTGGTGGACGGTTGGGTGGACGGTTGGGTGGACGGTTGGGTGGACGGTTGGATGACCGCTTGGATGGCCGCTTGGATGGACGGTTGGATGGACGGTTGGATGGCCGCTTGGATGGCCGCTTGGATGGACGGTTGGATGGACGGTTGGATGGACGGTTGGATAGACGGTTGGATAGACGGTTGGATAGACGGTTGGATGGACGGTTGGATGACCGCTTGGATGGCCGCTTGCACCGGCGCTACGCTCGGAGGGGAGCCCCTCCGCTGGCGGCATATCCCCACCATGCAGGTGGTATGCACCACGACCGGCCGCCACCTCTCCCCAGCCCTTCGCAACGCACCTGTACTGCTTGAACGGCTTCAACCTGTTGGGTTGCCCCGCACTCCTCATATATTCCTTCTTGCCAATTCGTTTAGCTCCACTTTGAAATCTCCTTTGACCCAAAAAACGGACAACCGGATTTAAGTACCCGTTGA
The sequence above is drawn from the Plasmodium cynomolgi strain B DNA, chromosome 10, whole genome shotgun sequence genome and encodes:
- a CDS encoding hypothetical protein (putative), which produces MKGELNIPGGKKDQVECNPVVTAYREFSEETIYLYNMFVSYFSHLHYVMKGIAPEEKPQTEKPQTEKPQMEGNPPMESDPPMESAPYELFLQRNFLTDVTQMSIQEKKRAINMHINNFMLYFKEACLNIKENHESMYRCSYPPSYYQMRNATLEKIHKEVSLLSSIEDDEVNNFKLYYSQGKYCLFFYNAIQHHCKNMLHYLRNYFWHNYMTLFNILLSENVQFLIRCRGNSRTDYEPYLFDAIEIRKKIDPGLYDNLLHVENLIPSEYGKNKRDTFYAEGASQNGEQDTSIDTGYMNDMIWLDLSDLLLHSLRSCNHVGIVRHVWILFDEIMRWGGYPVCTPRDGEHREDSQHDAAESQFILVGQGSLKLHRCIAEKICHLYKDIHRRLHMLIQHNRHDAFWALFFSPFNTKLSMHNVSTLHRTCNAPLRKFLNCLITSRDFWVFLFLNLVGSIPT